In Desulfomonilaceae bacterium, one DNA window encodes the following:
- the lspA gene encoding signal peptidase II — protein sequence MVRSRKQTLTIFWLVSIFVILLDQVTKFMILNAIPINTSEIIIPGLLNFTHVKNPGAAFGVFAENAGTVGRIALSIVSFVALVVIAWIVVFQPLDFYSVIGLALFFGGAAGNFIDRILFGEVTDFIDVYARGLHWPAFNIADSALSIGAFIFCMRLIFPSRAQS from the coding sequence ATGGTTCGTAGCAGGAAACAAACACTTACTATTTTCTGGCTTGTTTCAATTTTTGTCATTCTTTTGGATCAAGTAACGAAGTTTATGATCTTGAACGCTATTCCTATTAATACATCTGAAATCATAATACCTGGTTTATTGAACTTTACCCATGTCAAAAACCCTGGAGCCGCTTTTGGCGTATTTGCCGAAAATGCTGGAACCGTGGGGAGAATCGCTTTGTCGATCGTGTCATTTGTGGCCCTGGTTGTAATAGCCTGGATAGTTGTGTTTCAGCCGCTGGATTTTTATTCTGTTATAGGATTAGCCCTATTTTTCGGGGGAGCCGCCGGAAATTTTATCGACAGGATATTGTTTGGAGAAGTCACTGATTTTATAGATGTTTACGCAAGGGGATTACATTGGCCGGCTTTTAATATCGCTGATTCCGCTCTGTCGATAGGCGCGTTCATTTTTTGCATGAGGCTCATCTTTCCATCCAGGGCTCAAAGTTGA
- a CDS encoding DUF167 domain-containing protein — MRPTGKDETLTLVVRVTPNSSSNHISLESDGKLAVKLTSPPVEGKANKDLVKLIAKKLGIPQSDVSIKRGEHSRNKVLIVRGVSAEAIRTNLTS, encoded by the coding sequence TTGAGACCGACAGGAAAAGATGAAACACTTACCCTTGTGGTCAGGGTGACCCCGAACTCCTCGTCGAACCATATTTCACTCGAATCTGACGGCAAATTAGCGGTAAAGCTGACCAGCCCTCCTGTCGAAGGAAAGGCGAATAAGGATCTCGTCAAATTGATCGCAAAAAAGTTGGGGATTCCCCAGTCGGACGTATCTATAAAAAGAGGGGAACATTCCAGAAACAAGGTGCTTATTGTCAGGGGAGTTTCCGCTGAAGCGATTAGAACAAATCTCACAAGCTAG
- a CDS encoding ferredoxin, translating to MARTLVIDQEACSGCGTCAAIAEDCFAVSDETDKAYVVDQSACSEDEIQEAIDTCPEEAISWQE from the coding sequence ATGGCTAGGACTTTAGTAATCGATCAAGAGGCTTGCAGTGGTTGCGGAACATGTGCGGCTATTGCGGAGGATTGTTTTGCTGTAAGCGATGAGACCGATAAGGCTTATGTGGTGGATCAAAGCGCGTGCTCAGAGGACGAAATCCAGGAAGCGATTGACACCTGCCCGGAAGAGGCGATCAGTTGGCAGGAGTAA
- a CDS encoding HU family DNA-binding protein has translation MTKAEFVDKLAEKGQTTKKHASEAIDLVFSTISDALVAGEEISVPGFGKFSVVVRQARSGINPRTKEKIKIAETKAPKFSPAKALKESIK, from the coding sequence ATGACAAAAGCTGAATTTGTGGACAAACTTGCAGAGAAAGGCCAGACAACCAAGAAGCACGCGTCGGAAGCGATAGACCTGGTTTTTTCAACCATATCGGATGCGTTGGTGGCAGGGGAGGAAATCTCCGTCCCCGGATTCGGTAAATTTTCTGTAGTGGTCAGGCAGGCGCGCTCCGGAATCAATCCTAGAACAAAGGAAAAGATCAAGATCGCCGAAACTAAGGCTCCGAAGTTTTCCCCGGCGAAAGCTCTGAAGGAATCCATCAAATAA
- a CDS encoding YggT family protein yields the protein MFVLGNLVYALANVVDIALSIYMWIVIVSALISWVNPDPYNPIVRFLYGITEPVFNFVRRHLPLPQMGIDFSPLIVLLAIVFLQQFLVKTLLQIASALS from the coding sequence ATGTTCGTTTTAGGAAACTTGGTTTACGCATTAGCCAATGTAGTTGACATAGCGCTTTCCATTTACATGTGGATTGTAATCGTGTCCGCACTTATTTCGTGGGTTAATCCTGATCCCTACAATCCCATAGTCCGTTTCCTTTATGGAATTACGGAACCCGTGTTCAACTTTGTGAGGCGTCACCTTCCTTTGCCACAAATGGGAATAGATTTTTCGCCGCTAATCGTCCTGCTTGCCATAGTTTTTCTCCAGCAATTTCTCGTCAAAACTCTTCTACAGATAGCGTCAGCGTTAAGTTAA
- a CDS encoding gamma carbonic anhydrase family protein has product MIIEYKGIRPKLGKEVFIAPGVVLLGDVEIGDFSNLWFYTVARADVNYIRIGRQTNIQDLCALHVTSDKFPLIIGDEVIVGHRAVLHGATIYDRALIGIGALVLDGCVIEEGAVVAAGAVVSPGTIIPANKVAVGVPARPIRDCTDEEREFHTQNSQKYRDYGNNFSAITRIME; this is encoded by the coding sequence ATGATAATTGAGTATAAAGGAATCAGACCCAAGCTCGGCAAGGAGGTTTTTATAGCTCCCGGAGTAGTCTTGTTGGGCGATGTGGAAATAGGGGATTTCAGTAATCTATGGTTCTATACTGTAGCCAGAGCTGACGTTAACTACATTCGCATCGGTCGGCAAACGAACATACAGGATCTTTGCGCGCTACATGTCACCAGTGACAAATTTCCGCTAATTATTGGAGATGAAGTGATAGTGGGGCATAGGGCCGTATTGCACGGAGCCACAATTTATGACAGGGCGTTAATCGGTATCGGAGCCTTGGTCCTTGACGGTTGTGTAATCGAGGAAGGAGCCGTAGTGGCGGCAGGCGCCGTGGTCAGCCCTGGGACCATTATTCCCGCGAACAAGGTAGCTGTGGGTGTTCCGGCGCGTCCGATCAGGGATTGCACCGATGAGGAGCGTGAGTTTCACACACAAAACTCCCAAAAATATCGGGATTACGGGAACAACTTTTCAGCCATTACCAGAATCATGGAATAA